One segment of Strix aluco isolate bStrAlu1 chromosome 4, bStrAlu1.hap1, whole genome shotgun sequence DNA contains the following:
- the LBX2 gene encoding LOW QUALITY PROTEIN: transcription factor LBX2 (The sequence of the model RefSeq protein was modified relative to this genomic sequence to represent the inferred CDS: inserted 4 bases in 3 codons) has product MTSAREAAGXPPAAPRGGGGRRSALDQLPPPANSNKPLTPFGIEDILGRPRGGSPPGPGPAAPPARLPEKAAGPRGGGCAPSSPLCALEELASKTFQGLELGVLQAAEGRDPPGPLGPRPPCKKRRKSRTAFSARQLQELEXRFLRQRYLSPVDRDQLAAALALSTAQVITWFQNRRAKLKRDLEELRADVASLQALPPAALRQLAALPXPPRPPAPGPAPPPAEPEEEEIDVGD; this is encoded by the exons ATGACCTCGGCGCGGGAGGCGGCCGG TccccccgctgctccccgcggcggcggcggccggcggagCGCCCTGGACCAGCTCCCGCCGCCCGCCAACTCCAACAAACCGCTGACCCCCTTCGGCATCGAGGACATCCTGGGGCGGCCCCGCGGAGGGagcccccccgggcccggccccgccgcgccccccgcccggctccccgAGAaagcggcggggccccgcggcggcggctgcgcccCGTCCTCGCCGCTCTGCGCGCTGGAGGAACTCGCCAGCAAAACCTTccaggggctggagctgggcGTGCTGCAGGCGGCAGAAg GTCGGGACCCGCCGGGGCCGCTGGGGCCGCGCCCGCCCTGCAAGAAGCGGCGCAAGTCGCGGACGGCGTTCAGCGCGcggcagctgcaggagctgg cgcGGTTCCTGCGGCAGCGGTACCTGTCCCCGGTGGACCGGGACCAGCTGGCGGCGGCGCTGGCGCTCAGCACCGCGCAGGTCATCACCTGGTTCCAGAACCGCCGCGCCAAGCTCAAGCGGGACCTGGAGGAGCTCCGCGCCGACGTGGCCTCGCTGCaggcgctgccccccgccgccctgcGGCAGCTCGCGGCGCTGC gacccccgcgcccccccgcgcccggccccgcgccgccgcccgccgagcCCGAGGAGGAGGAGATCGACGTGGGGGACTga
- the LOC141923137 gene encoding uncharacterized protein LOC141923137, with product MASVFGGERAGPPRGRGPPVWGNAGGSPVGTPGSPRPPPGAGPVPPGCSCRLPAARDAGGATGEGGGATTGGVAVGDGAPPLAAGSRGAAPTPVATPPPPLSRRRRGRPRPRPVSPVRGQGPGGCSSVPGLTCRRGSPPRRSGPPSSALGHPRGRREEAGSGRARVNPEERAGLTRRGGQRRGARWRAGCGGVEHGEAAGPAASGQAGGARGAPVLLGAGLTGRRPARTQHGGRAASAGAVPHFRSWPCPTSGLAVPRFRHVQRRRPGAMRGAGGTREPPGRAWAPPASGLPPPPALGLRARPGGWSGGTGRGAGERGWGGPGTGPGRVPGRRVPRLEPARRVWGCLRGRGSGRGAVAAGRRRRRRRRRRSPSPVPPRRCVSVSFPRAQGWLRSPQRPSAPGTACPAPPRPSAAGGRYVGTEGAGAGRSPGGSPREAPPPPPARSCRRSSCRCPPQDDSCPVNPSAMWEVSGARDAFSLGPGVWYCPGQLEESSEEEEEEEDEAWLRFSQPWDVSSEDSDPPYNFCGFKKSFLCEEPPRAPPQRSRGEAAAAAHALGAPAHGRGSGEERAGAGGRGGADEEEGGEEEAEEEGGRKTEKTGETGPRAAKPTGGRGELLGPAQRWGRRAPPTASVEEGAGQAGPSPSPCLGGSVAASGEEEMEEELDLSCTFVFKAGRKRACGCRRPARRSQPGQRVRSQAGGRRGRCPHPSPSPSRTRAWCSRA from the exons ATGGCCTCCGTCTTTGgcggggagcgggccgggccCCCACGGGGACGGGGACCCCCGGTGTGGGGTAACGCGGGGGGCAGCCCCGTGGGCACCCCAGggagcccccggccccctcctgGCGCAGGCCCCGTCCCGCCGGGCTGCTCCTGCCGGCTGCCAGCGGCACGCGACGC GGGCGGAGCTACGGGTGAAGGGGGCGGTGCTACAACCGGGGGCGTGGCCGTTGGTGACGGTGCCCCGCCCCTCGCCGCTGGCAGCCGCGGAGCCGCGCCCACCCCCgtggccacgccccctcccccGTTGTCAAGGAGACGGCgagggcggccccggccccggccggtGTCCCCGGTGAGGGGGCAGGGCCCGGGGGGCTGCTCGTCCGTCCCGGGCCTCACCTGCAGGCGGGGCTCCCCGCCGCGACGCTCAGGGCCGCCGTCCTCCGCGCTGGGCCAtccccgggggcggcgggaggaagCAGGCTCAGGCCGCGCCCGCGTTAATCCGGAGGAACGGGCAGGGCTGACCCGCCGCGGGGGTCAGCGCCGCGGTGCCCGGTGGAGGGCGGGGTGTGGGGGTGTTGAGCACGGGGAGGCGGCCGGGCCCGCGGCTTCAGGCCAGGCGGGAGGGGCACGCGGAGCCCCGGTGCTGCTGGGCGCGGGCCTCACGGGCCGCCGTCCTGCCCGCACCCAACATGGCGGCCGGGCAGCCTCGGCCGGTGCCGTGCCCCACTTCCGGTCCTGGCCGTGCCCCACTTCCGGCCTGGCCGTGCCCCGCTTCCGGCACGTCcagcggcggcggcccggggcgaTGCGGGGGGCGGGCGGGACGCGggagccgccgggccgggcctgggcTCCTCCAGCTTcggggctgcccccgccgcctGCCCTGGGGCTGCGTGCTCGGCCCGGCGGCTGGAGCGGCGGTACGGGGCGGGgagccggggagcggggctgggggggtcccgggaCAGGCCCGGGGCGGGTCCCGGGACGGCGGGTGCCGCGCCTTGAGCCGGCCCGCCGGGTGTGGGGGTgcctgcggggccggggctcggggcggggggcggtggcggcagggaggaggaggaggaggaggaggaggaggaggagcccgAGTCCGgtcccgccccgccgctgcgTTTCGGTTTCGTTTCCGAGGGCTCAGGGCTGGCTCCGCTCCCCGCAGCGCCCTTCTGCCCCTGGCACCGCCTGCCCGGCGCCGCCGAGGCCGAGCGCAGCCGGCGGCAGGTACGTGGGGACCgagggggcgggggcgggccggAGCCCCGGGGGTTCCCCGCGGGaggcaccgccgcctcccccggcccgATCCTGCCGCCGCTCCAGCTGCCGGTGCCCGCCGCAGGACGACTCCTGCCCGGTGAACCCCAGCGCCATGTGGGAAGTGTCGGGGGCCCGGGATGCCTTCAGCCTCG GCCCGGGGGTCTGGTACTGCCCGGGCCAGCTGGAGGAGtccagcgaggaggaggaggaggaggaggacgaggcgTGGCTCAGGTTCAGCCAGCCCTGGGACGTCTCCAGCGAGGACAGCGACCCCCCCTACAACTTCTGCGGCTTCAAAAAATCCTTCCTGTGCGAggagcccccccgcgcccccccccagCGCTCTCGAGGTGAAGCTGCAGCGGCTGCCCATGCCCTGGGGGCACCAGCTCACGGCCGAG GAAGCGGAGAGGAACGCGCGGGAGCTGGTGGCAGAGGAGGAGCGGATGAAGAGGAAGGCGGAGAAGAAGAAGCTGAAGAGGAAGGTGG CAGAAAGACGGAAAAAACGGGAGAAACTGGGCCAAGAGCTGCAAAGCCAACAGGAGGCCGAGGCG AGCTCCTCGGCCCTGCACAGCGCTGGGGGCGCAGGGCCCCCCCAACCGCCAGCGTGGAGGAGGGGGCTGGACAGGCAGGTCCCAGCCCCTCGCCGTGCCTCGGGGGCAGCGTGGCCGCCTCGGGCGAGGAGGAGATGGAG GAGGAGCTGGACCTGAGCTGCACCTTCGTCTTCAAAGCCGGCAGAAAGCGGGCGTGCGGCTGCCGGCGCCCGGCAAGGAGAAGCCAGCCCGGCCAGAGGGTGCGGAGCCAGGCAGGAGGCCGCCGGGGAAG GTGCCCCcacccgtccccgtccccgtcccggACACGAGCGTGGTGCAGCAGAGCCTGA
- the CCDC142 gene encoding coiled-coil domain-containing protein 142 isoform X1, giving the protein MLRSLGEEEEEEEEEEEEAPALLAALELSCVGLRRCLRVWEDPRTETVRGHVRPQPGDGTGTAFSHHPIHRCVAERGAVLHALLRHGHRLRLARRYARRLKAASDFLRRLLVLPELSAGDLGAAPPLRELCRELRAHAGRWSGLWRRTRGDPWLRPLRGDEPVARMRRALLGLVRQAAGLAERHAEARLRALARAGPAAPALLADVFQGLEIYNRVVGDLALELGTAGGCPHAFPAARVLGLLAAERGWLAAKRLQPLLQPRDGGDGARGDCWEDVAVPWPPERGAAVDVGPSGHEEPPGLARELWALCGEDEELMGLILGVLVASADGLRHRVLREPEGEKPLAAEALLARYRPLFWGAAAEALGRGLGVPHGGMGMATARELSDALAQAGVPQECEEELGGLCLRLLCRGVLRSWDRDFTRALGLGLSDTRSPAPVPVRSRTARCLRRLFPALAFALRCLRALPACLPGRPPRSPCLRLQVLGCCLAAAQAARSWLTGSACRYRAARALPQLLLLTQGDLPLLKTELDELVVLVSGTFPEPAAAPPSLPPVPPSPPEHQLCRQIRSVAASIQLFSGDALQMFATDCKRVSAEIFAQTMPLGKHWRGGPCTELPGSPSPYAVAAAQAVLGQVLPVARLLPRDAQTPALAWATTAFLEAWMDHILARRIKFSLQGALQLRQDVELVRELLGSERSGLPPETRQRLLALCVFQQMDGAILCLLQQPPGGARGTPCPWRSLRRCCESRRRGGGTRPPARGYNHPGWHRCGGARLRNRPPRLRFSPTRLRHRRPPAGAVRRQPARPGDPGGAGDGGDPPARRRCAAAGRGGPRVLPLGGAAAMVGAAAAPGPAVAAAPAALWWR; this is encoded by the exons ATGCTGCGCAGCctcggcgaggaggaggaggaggaggaggaggaggaggaggaagcgcCGGCACTCCTGGCCGCGCTGGAGCTGAGCTGCGTGGGGCTGCGCCGCTGCCTCCGCGTCTGGGAGGACCCTCGCACCGAGACCGTCCGGGGACACGTGCGGCCCCAGCCCGGCGACGGCACCGGCACCGCCTTCTCCCACCACCCCATCCACCGGTGTGTGGCCGAGCGCGGCGCCGTCCTGCACGCCCTGCTGCGGCACGGCCACCGCCTGCGCCTCGCCCGCCGCTACGCCCGACGGCTGAAGGCCGCCTCCGATTTCCTCCGCCGGCTCCTGGTGCTGCCGGAGCTGTCGGCGGGAGACTTgggggccgccccgccgctgcgGGAGCTCTGCCGGGAGCTGCGGGCGCACGCCGGGCGCTGGAGCGGGCTGTGGCGGCGGACGCGCGGCGACCCGTGGCTGCGACCGCTGCGGGGGGACGAGCCGGTGGCCCGCATGCGGCGggcgctgctggggctggtgcgGCAGGCCGCGGGGCTGGCCGAACGACACGCTGAGGCGCGGCTGCGGGCGCTGGCGCGGGCCGGAcccgcggccccggcgctgctCGCCGACGTCTTCCAGGGCCTGGAGATCTACAACCGGGTGGTGGGCGACCTGGCCCTGGAGCTGGGCACCGCCGGTGGCTGCCCCCACGCCTTCCCCGCGGCCAGGGTGCTGGGGCTACTGGCGGCCGAGCGGGGCTGGCTGGCGGCCAAGCGGctccagcccctcctgcagcCGCGGGACGGGGGCGACGGGGCACGGGGCGACTGCTGGGAGGACGTGGCGGTGCCGTGGCCCCCGGAGCGTGGTGCTGCGGTGGATGTGGGACCCTCCGGACACGAGGAGCCGCCGGGCCTCGCCAGGGAGCTGTGGGCGCTGTGTGGGGAGGACGAGGAGCTGATGGGCCTCatcctgggggtgctggtggcctCCGCCGACGGCCTCCGGCACCGCGTCCTCCGTGAGCCCGAGGGGGAGAAGCCGCTGGCGGCCGAGGCCCTGCTGGCGCGGTACCGCCCGCTCTTCTGGGGGGCTGCCGCTGAGGCGCTGGGGCGTGGCCTGGGGGTGCCCCACGGCGGGATGGGCATGGCCACGGCACGGGAGCTGAGCGATGCTCTCGCCCAGG cCGGTGTCCCccaagagtgtgaggaggagctggggggccTCTGCCTGCGCCTGCTCTGCCGGGGCGTTCTCCGGAGCTGGGACAGAG ATTTCACCCGCGCCCTGGGCTTGGGTCTGTCGGACACGCGCTCGCCAGCGCCGGTGCCGGTGCGGAGCAGGACAGCGCGGTGCCTGCGGCGGCTCTTCCCGGCCCTGGCCTTTGCCCTGCGCTGCCTGCGggccctgcccgcctgcctgcccg GCCGCCCCCcgcgctcgccctgcctgcgcctgCAGGTGCTGGGCTGCTGCCTGGCTGCGGCGCAGGCTGCCCGCTCCTGGCTGACGGGCAGCGCCTGCCGGTACCGGGCGGCCCgggccctgccccagctcctgctcctcacccAGGGGGACCTGCCG ctgctgAAGACGGAGCTGGAcgagctggtggtgctggtgaGCGGGACCTTCCCGGAGCCTGCAGCTGCCCCCCCCTCACTGCCCCCCGTCCCCCCATCCCCCCCTGAGCACCAGCTCTGCCGCCAGATTCGCTCCGTGGCCGCCAGCATCCAG ctCTTCTCGGGGGACGCGCTGCAGATGTTCGCCACCGACTGCAAGCGGGTGTCAGCCGAGATCTTCGCCCAGACGATGCCACTGGGCAAGCACTGGCGGGGTGGCCCCTGCACCG agCTGCCCGGCTCCCCCAGCCCGTACGCGGTGGCAGCGGCACAGGCGGTTCTGGGCCAGGTGCTGCCGGttgcccggctgctgccccgCGACGCCCAGACCCCCGCCCTGGCGTGGGCCACCACAGCCTTCCTGGAGGCCTGGATGGATCATATCCTGGCTAGGAGGATCAAATTCAG cctgcagggagctctgcagctgCGTCAGGACGTGGAGCTGGTGCGGGAACTGCTGGGCTCGGAACGTTCCGGGCTGCCCCCCGAAACCCGGCAGCGCCTGCTCGCCCTCTGCGTCTTCCAGCAGATGGACGGGGccatcctctgcctcctgcagcaaCCCCCCGGGGGGGCCAGAGGGACCCCCTGCCCTTGGCGCTCGCTGCGCCGCTGCTGTGAGTCACGGCGGCGAGGAGGGGGCACACGGCCACCGGCGCGCGGCTACAACCATCCTGGGTGGCACCGGTGTGGGGGTGCGAGGCTCCGGAACCGCCCCCCCCGACTCCGTTTCTCCCCGACCAGGCTCCGGCACCGTCGCCCACCCGCAGGAGCCGTGCGCCGGCAGCCTGCACGGCCTGGAGACCCTGGAGGTGCCGGCGACGGCGGCGACCCCCCTGCCCGTCGCCGATGcgcggctgcggggcgggggggtccccgAGTTCTACCTCTCGGGGGGGCAGCAGCAATGGTTGGCGCTGCGGCTGCACCGGGCCCGGCGGTGGCGGCTGCCCCGGCTGCGCTGTGGTGGCGGTGA
- the CCDC142 gene encoding coiled-coil domain-containing protein 142 isoform X2, with amino-acid sequence MLRSLGEEEEEEEEEEEEAPALLAALELSCVGLRRCLRVWEDPRTETVRGHVRPQPGDGTGTAFSHHPIHRCVAERGAVLHALLRHGHRLRLARRYARRLKAASDFLRRLLVLPELSAGDLGAAPPLRELCRELRAHAGRWSGLWRRTRGDPWLRPLRGDEPVARMRRALLGLVRQAAGLAERHAEARLRALARAGPAAPALLADVFQGLEIYNRVVGDLALELGTAGGCPHAFPAARVLGLLAAERGWLAAKRLQPLLQPRDGGDGARGDCWEDVAVPWPPERGAAVDVGPSGHEEPPGLARELWALCGEDEELMGLILGVLVASADGLRHRVLREPEGEKPLAAEALLARYRPLFWGAAAEALGRGLGVPHGGMGMATARELSDALAQAGVPQECEEELGGLCLRLLCRGVLRSWDRDFTRALGLGLSDTRSPAPVPVRSRTARCLRRLFPALAFALRCLRALPACLPGRPPRSPCLRLQVLGCCLAAAQAARSWLTGSACRYRAARALPQLLLLTQGDLPLLKTELDELVVLVSGTFPEPAAAPPSLPPVPPSPPEHQLCRQIRSVAASIQLFSGDALQMFATDCKRVSAEIFAQTMPLGKHWRGGPCTELPGSPSPYAVAAAQAVLGQVLPVARLLPRDAQTPALAWATTAFLEAWMDHILARRIKFSLQGALQLRQDVELVRELLGSERSGLPPETRQRLLALCVFQQMDGAILCLLQQPPGGARGTPCPWRSLRRCCSGTVAHPQEPCAGSLHGLETLEVPATAATPLPVADARLRGGGVPEFYLSGGQQQWLALRLHRARRWRLPRLRCGGGDAAEA; translated from the exons ATGCTGCGCAGCctcggcgaggaggaggaggaggaggaggaggaggaggaggaagcgcCGGCACTCCTGGCCGCGCTGGAGCTGAGCTGCGTGGGGCTGCGCCGCTGCCTCCGCGTCTGGGAGGACCCTCGCACCGAGACCGTCCGGGGACACGTGCGGCCCCAGCCCGGCGACGGCACCGGCACCGCCTTCTCCCACCACCCCATCCACCGGTGTGTGGCCGAGCGCGGCGCCGTCCTGCACGCCCTGCTGCGGCACGGCCACCGCCTGCGCCTCGCCCGCCGCTACGCCCGACGGCTGAAGGCCGCCTCCGATTTCCTCCGCCGGCTCCTGGTGCTGCCGGAGCTGTCGGCGGGAGACTTgggggccgccccgccgctgcgGGAGCTCTGCCGGGAGCTGCGGGCGCACGCCGGGCGCTGGAGCGGGCTGTGGCGGCGGACGCGCGGCGACCCGTGGCTGCGACCGCTGCGGGGGGACGAGCCGGTGGCCCGCATGCGGCGggcgctgctggggctggtgcgGCAGGCCGCGGGGCTGGCCGAACGACACGCTGAGGCGCGGCTGCGGGCGCTGGCGCGGGCCGGAcccgcggccccggcgctgctCGCCGACGTCTTCCAGGGCCTGGAGATCTACAACCGGGTGGTGGGCGACCTGGCCCTGGAGCTGGGCACCGCCGGTGGCTGCCCCCACGCCTTCCCCGCGGCCAGGGTGCTGGGGCTACTGGCGGCCGAGCGGGGCTGGCTGGCGGCCAAGCGGctccagcccctcctgcagcCGCGGGACGGGGGCGACGGGGCACGGGGCGACTGCTGGGAGGACGTGGCGGTGCCGTGGCCCCCGGAGCGTGGTGCTGCGGTGGATGTGGGACCCTCCGGACACGAGGAGCCGCCGGGCCTCGCCAGGGAGCTGTGGGCGCTGTGTGGGGAGGACGAGGAGCTGATGGGCCTCatcctgggggtgctggtggcctCCGCCGACGGCCTCCGGCACCGCGTCCTCCGTGAGCCCGAGGGGGAGAAGCCGCTGGCGGCCGAGGCCCTGCTGGCGCGGTACCGCCCGCTCTTCTGGGGGGCTGCCGCTGAGGCGCTGGGGCGTGGCCTGGGGGTGCCCCACGGCGGGATGGGCATGGCCACGGCACGGGAGCTGAGCGATGCTCTCGCCCAGG cCGGTGTCCCccaagagtgtgaggaggagctggggggccTCTGCCTGCGCCTGCTCTGCCGGGGCGTTCTCCGGAGCTGGGACAGAG ATTTCACCCGCGCCCTGGGCTTGGGTCTGTCGGACACGCGCTCGCCAGCGCCGGTGCCGGTGCGGAGCAGGACAGCGCGGTGCCTGCGGCGGCTCTTCCCGGCCCTGGCCTTTGCCCTGCGCTGCCTGCGggccctgcccgcctgcctgcccg GCCGCCCCCcgcgctcgccctgcctgcgcctgCAGGTGCTGGGCTGCTGCCTGGCTGCGGCGCAGGCTGCCCGCTCCTGGCTGACGGGCAGCGCCTGCCGGTACCGGGCGGCCCgggccctgccccagctcctgctcctcacccAGGGGGACCTGCCG ctgctgAAGACGGAGCTGGAcgagctggtggtgctggtgaGCGGGACCTTCCCGGAGCCTGCAGCTGCCCCCCCCTCACTGCCCCCCGTCCCCCCATCCCCCCCTGAGCACCAGCTCTGCCGCCAGATTCGCTCCGTGGCCGCCAGCATCCAG ctCTTCTCGGGGGACGCGCTGCAGATGTTCGCCACCGACTGCAAGCGGGTGTCAGCCGAGATCTTCGCCCAGACGATGCCACTGGGCAAGCACTGGCGGGGTGGCCCCTGCACCG agCTGCCCGGCTCCCCCAGCCCGTACGCGGTGGCAGCGGCACAGGCGGTTCTGGGCCAGGTGCTGCCGGttgcccggctgctgccccgCGACGCCCAGACCCCCGCCCTGGCGTGGGCCACCACAGCCTTCCTGGAGGCCTGGATGGATCATATCCTGGCTAGGAGGATCAAATTCAG cctgcagggagctctgcagctgCGTCAGGACGTGGAGCTGGTGCGGGAACTGCTGGGCTCGGAACGTTCCGGGCTGCCCCCCGAAACCCGGCAGCGCCTGCTCGCCCTCTGCGTCTTCCAGCAGATGGACGGGGccatcctctgcctcctgcagcaaCCCCCCGGGGGGGCCAGAGGGACCCCCTGCCCTTGGCGCTCGCTGCGCCGCTGCT GCTCCGGCACCGTCGCCCACCCGCAGGAGCCGTGCGCCGGCAGCCTGCACGGCCTGGAGACCCTGGAGGTGCCGGCGACGGCGGCGACCCCCCTGCCCGTCGCCGATGcgcggctgcggggcgggggggtccccgAGTTCTACCTCTCGGGGGGGCAGCAGCAATGGTTGGCGCTGCGGCTGCACCGGGCCCGGCGGTGGCGGCTGCCCCGGCTGCGCTGTGGTGGCGGTGACGCCGCCGAGGCCTGA